From Erigeron canadensis isolate Cc75 chromosome 8, C_canadensis_v1, whole genome shotgun sequence, one genomic window encodes:
- the LOC122578619 gene encoding ADP-ribosylation factor GTPase-activating protein AGD2-like isoform X1, whose amino-acid sequence MTLPRSASVPVGEERKRGIYSDYPDLARFLPPDLADPMTAFIKLDDSPMFQKQVRYLEQTTDELKVRCQKLHKGSKKYMDGLGEACNMDYIFADSLEAFGGGQDDPVSVSIGGPIMSKFVSAFREIETFKELLRSQVEHLLVDRLAQFLADDLQDTKDSRKRFDKATYAYDQAREKVASLKRSTRDEVVAELEEDLQNQKSAFERSRFNLVHSLMNIEAKKKYTFLESLSAIMDAHLRYFKLGYELLSQMEPFIHQVLTYAQQSKEQASIEQDRLAKRIQEFRTHTEMKEAVPSNMGRVNGVGMSSDKNIEAIMQSTTKGTVQTIKQGYLLKRSSSLRADWKRRFFVLDSRGNLYYHRILPNKPVGAQSTNSLQSAEHHSRVFGRFRARHSRASSHDEENLECHTVDLRTSTIKVDAEDSDLRLCFRIISPSKTYTLQAENEGDRIDWMNKITGVIASLLNSHLKQPHFNRSNMGSTLDTVGEDYAVSQVDEMGSIFDNININQADCVANILREIPGNDLCAECGATEPDWASLNLGILMCIECSGVHRNLGVHISKVRSISLDVKVWEPTVMDLFQNLGNSYCNSIWESLLETSSEDASSFNKPTPRDAFQQREKYIIAKYVEKQLISQEETSTTTPSHATRIWEAVKNNDIREVYRLIATSSTNIVNTTYNEVAGADLFHALHDHAATEKNDPLNCKNMKDSSKPESCLEGCTLLHLACNSGFQVMMELLLQSGADINKPDYHGRTPLHHCIFSSNNKLAKYMLRRGAIASIKDGGGRVALERAMEMGAITDDELLILLSEGK is encoded by the exons atgacaTTGCCGCGATCTGCATCTGTACCTGTAGGTGAAGAACGGAAAAGAGGAATCTATTCGGACTATCCAGATTTAGCCCGGTTCTTACCGCCCGATTTAGCTGACCCGATGACTGCTTTTATCAAACTCGATGATTCCCCTATGTTCCAGAAACAG GTGCGTTATCTTGAACAAACAACGGATGAGCTAAAAGTTCGATGTCAGAAACTACACAAAGGGAGCAAAAAGTATAT GGACGGTCTAGGAGAAGCATGCAATATGGACTATATTTTTGCAGACTCGTTAGAGGCGTTTGGTGGCGGCCAAGATGATCCAGTTAGTGTATCTATTGGAG GTCCTATAATGTCGAAGTTTGTATCTGCTTTTCGAGAAATTGAAACTTTTAAGGAGCTTCTTCGGTCCCAA GTTGAACATTTGCTTGTTGATCGTTTAGCTCAGTTTTTGGCCGATGATCTTCAAGACACAAAG gACTCACGTAAACGATTTGATAAAGCTACATATGCATATGATCAG GCTCGTGAAAAGGTTGCATCGTTGAAAAGGAGCACACGagacgaagttgttgctgaactAGAGGAG GACTTGCAAAACCAAAAATCTGCATTTGAGAGGAGCAGATTTAATCTA GTACATTCTCTCATGAATATAGAGGCAAAAAAGAAATACACATTTTTGGAATCTCTTAGTGCAATAATGGATGCACATTTGAGATATTTCAAGCTG GGCTATGAATTGTTGAGTCAAATGGAGCCTTTCATTCATCAG GTGTTGACATATGCCCAACAATCTAAGGAGCAGGCAAGTATTGAACAAGATAGACTTGCAAAGAGAATTCAAGAGTTTAGGACACACACAGAAATGAAGGAGGCAGTGCCTAGTAACATGGGGCGTGTTAATGGTGTTGGAATGAGCTCTGATAAAAATATAGAAGCAATAATGCAGTCCACTACAAAAGGAACA GTCCAGACCATCAAGCAAGGGTATCTTTTAAAACGATCTTCAAGTTTGAGAGCAGATTGGAAGAGGCGATTCTTTGTACTTGATAGCCGCGGGAACTTATATTATCACCGGATTCTGCCCAACAAACCTGTG GGTGCACAATCAACAAATTCACTTCAATCTGCTGAACACCATAGTCGTGTATTTGGAAGGTTTCGAGCAAGACATAGCAGGGCATCATCACACGATGAGGAAAACTTGGAATGTCATACTGTAGACCTTCGTACTTCGACAATAAAAGTTGATGCTGAGGATTCAGATTTGCGTTTGTGCTTCAGGATAATTTCACCCTCGAAAACTTACACATTGCAG GCTGAAAATGAAGGTGATAGGATTGACTGGATGAACAAGATCACAGGAGTGATTGCTTCTCTCTTGAACTCCCACTTGAAACAG CCACATTTCAACAGAAGTAATATGGGAAGTACCCTTGATACAGTTGGTGAAGATTATGCTGTTTCACAAGTCGATGAAATGGGATCTATATTCGATAACATAAATATCAATCAAGCAGATTGTGTTGCTAACATTCTTCGGGAGATCCCTGGAAATGATCTATGTGCAGAATGTGGTGCAACTGAACCTGATTGGGCATCTCTTAATTTAGGCATATTAATGTGCATTGAATGTTCCGGTGTACATCGGAATCTAGGGGTTCACATATCGAAG GTTAGATCAATTAGTCTTGATGTTAAAGTTTGGGAACCTACTGTAATGGATTTGTTTCAGAATTTGGGTAATTCATACTGCAATTCCATATGGGAAAGTTTACTTGAAACTAGTAG TGAGGATGCATCGAGTTTTAATAAACCTACTCCAAGGGATGCATTTCAACAGAGGGAGAAGTATATCATTGCAAAG TATGTGGAGAAGCAATTAATCTCTCAAGAAGAAACCTCTACTACCACCCCCTCCCATGCCACTAGGATATGGGAAGCAGTTAAGAATAACGATATACGGGAAGTATATCGTCTAATTGCTACGTCAAGTACCAATATAGTCAATACCACATATAACGAGGTGGCTGGTGCTGATCTGTTTCACGCTCTTCACGACCATGCTGCTACCGAAAAAAACGATCCATTAAACTGTAAAAATATGAAGGATTCTAGTAAGCCGGAAAGTTGTCTAGAAGGGTGTACATTATTGCATCTAGCATGTAATTCTGGCTTTCAGGTGATGATGGAATTACTGTTACAGAGTGGTGCTGATATAAACAAGCCTGACTACCATGGTAGGACACCACTTCACCACTGTATCTTCTCCAGCAACAACAAATTAGCCAAGTATATGCTCAGAAG AGGGGCGATTGCATCAATCAAAGACGGGGGAGGGCGAGTTGCCCTAGAACGAGCAATGGAAATGGGAGCAATCACTGATGATGAGTTATTAATCTTGCTATCGGAGGGCAAGTGA
- the LOC122578619 gene encoding ADP-ribosylation factor GTPase-activating protein AGD2-like isoform X2, which yields MLKAEGVRYLEQTTDELKVRCQKLHKGSKKYMDGLGEACNMDYIFADSLEAFGGGQDDPVSVSIGGPIMSKFVSAFREIETFKELLRSQVEHLLVDRLAQFLADDLQDTKDSRKRFDKATYAYDQAREKVASLKRSTRDEVVAELEEDLQNQKSAFERSRFNLVHSLMNIEAKKKYTFLESLSAIMDAHLRYFKLGYELLSQMEPFIHQVLTYAQQSKEQASIEQDRLAKRIQEFRTHTEMKEAVPSNMGRVNGVGMSSDKNIEAIMQSTTKGTVQTIKQGYLLKRSSSLRADWKRRFFVLDSRGNLYYHRILPNKPVGAQSTNSLQSAEHHSRVFGRFRARHSRASSHDEENLECHTVDLRTSTIKVDAEDSDLRLCFRIISPSKTYTLQAENEGDRIDWMNKITGVIASLLNSHLKQPHFNRSNMGSTLDTVGEDYAVSQVDEMGSIFDNININQADCVANILREIPGNDLCAECGATEPDWASLNLGILMCIECSGVHRNLGVHISKVRSISLDVKVWEPTVMDLFQNLGNSYCNSIWESLLETSSEDASSFNKPTPRDAFQQREKYIIAKYVEKQLISQEETSTTTPSHATRIWEAVKNNDIREVYRLIATSSTNIVNTTYNEVAGADLFHALHDHAATEKNDPLNCKNMKDSSKPESCLEGCTLLHLACNSGFQVMMELLLQSGADINKPDYHGRTPLHHCIFSSNNKLAKYMLRRGAIASIKDGGGRVALERAMEMGAITDDELLILLSEGK from the exons ATGTTAAAAGCAGAGGGG GTGCGTTATCTTGAACAAACAACGGATGAGCTAAAAGTTCGATGTCAGAAACTACACAAAGGGAGCAAAAAGTATAT GGACGGTCTAGGAGAAGCATGCAATATGGACTATATTTTTGCAGACTCGTTAGAGGCGTTTGGTGGCGGCCAAGATGATCCAGTTAGTGTATCTATTGGAG GTCCTATAATGTCGAAGTTTGTATCTGCTTTTCGAGAAATTGAAACTTTTAAGGAGCTTCTTCGGTCCCAA GTTGAACATTTGCTTGTTGATCGTTTAGCTCAGTTTTTGGCCGATGATCTTCAAGACACAAAG gACTCACGTAAACGATTTGATAAAGCTACATATGCATATGATCAG GCTCGTGAAAAGGTTGCATCGTTGAAAAGGAGCACACGagacgaagttgttgctgaactAGAGGAG GACTTGCAAAACCAAAAATCTGCATTTGAGAGGAGCAGATTTAATCTA GTACATTCTCTCATGAATATAGAGGCAAAAAAGAAATACACATTTTTGGAATCTCTTAGTGCAATAATGGATGCACATTTGAGATATTTCAAGCTG GGCTATGAATTGTTGAGTCAAATGGAGCCTTTCATTCATCAG GTGTTGACATATGCCCAACAATCTAAGGAGCAGGCAAGTATTGAACAAGATAGACTTGCAAAGAGAATTCAAGAGTTTAGGACACACACAGAAATGAAGGAGGCAGTGCCTAGTAACATGGGGCGTGTTAATGGTGTTGGAATGAGCTCTGATAAAAATATAGAAGCAATAATGCAGTCCACTACAAAAGGAACA GTCCAGACCATCAAGCAAGGGTATCTTTTAAAACGATCTTCAAGTTTGAGAGCAGATTGGAAGAGGCGATTCTTTGTACTTGATAGCCGCGGGAACTTATATTATCACCGGATTCTGCCCAACAAACCTGTG GGTGCACAATCAACAAATTCACTTCAATCTGCTGAACACCATAGTCGTGTATTTGGAAGGTTTCGAGCAAGACATAGCAGGGCATCATCACACGATGAGGAAAACTTGGAATGTCATACTGTAGACCTTCGTACTTCGACAATAAAAGTTGATGCTGAGGATTCAGATTTGCGTTTGTGCTTCAGGATAATTTCACCCTCGAAAACTTACACATTGCAG GCTGAAAATGAAGGTGATAGGATTGACTGGATGAACAAGATCACAGGAGTGATTGCTTCTCTCTTGAACTCCCACTTGAAACAG CCACATTTCAACAGAAGTAATATGGGAAGTACCCTTGATACAGTTGGTGAAGATTATGCTGTTTCACAAGTCGATGAAATGGGATCTATATTCGATAACATAAATATCAATCAAGCAGATTGTGTTGCTAACATTCTTCGGGAGATCCCTGGAAATGATCTATGTGCAGAATGTGGTGCAACTGAACCTGATTGGGCATCTCTTAATTTAGGCATATTAATGTGCATTGAATGTTCCGGTGTACATCGGAATCTAGGGGTTCACATATCGAAG GTTAGATCAATTAGTCTTGATGTTAAAGTTTGGGAACCTACTGTAATGGATTTGTTTCAGAATTTGGGTAATTCATACTGCAATTCCATATGGGAAAGTTTACTTGAAACTAGTAG TGAGGATGCATCGAGTTTTAATAAACCTACTCCAAGGGATGCATTTCAACAGAGGGAGAAGTATATCATTGCAAAG TATGTGGAGAAGCAATTAATCTCTCAAGAAGAAACCTCTACTACCACCCCCTCCCATGCCACTAGGATATGGGAAGCAGTTAAGAATAACGATATACGGGAAGTATATCGTCTAATTGCTACGTCAAGTACCAATATAGTCAATACCACATATAACGAGGTGGCTGGTGCTGATCTGTTTCACGCTCTTCACGACCATGCTGCTACCGAAAAAAACGATCCATTAAACTGTAAAAATATGAAGGATTCTAGTAAGCCGGAAAGTTGTCTAGAAGGGTGTACATTATTGCATCTAGCATGTAATTCTGGCTTTCAGGTGATGATGGAATTACTGTTACAGAGTGGTGCTGATATAAACAAGCCTGACTACCATGGTAGGACACCACTTCACCACTGTATCTTCTCCAGCAACAACAAATTAGCCAAGTATATGCTCAGAAG AGGGGCGATTGCATCAATCAAAGACGGGGGAGGGCGAGTTGCCCTAGAACGAGCAATGGAAATGGGAGCAATCACTGATGATGAGTTATTAATCTTGCTATCGGAGGGCAAGTGA
- the LOC122578352 gene encoding ATP-dependent Clp protease adapter protein CLPS2, chloroplastic-like: MAAPLMSLPLTTPTISHHPQPQPPTLSFTTIKPPSSSLSSSSSSSSSLSNSSSSNYSSDGFFKARFGSSSVLRGGGAAGVLERPALDQSQFDPATQLQEGGDIGRVRDKKNTGSGDSYKVLLIDDARHTEKLVVKVLPQAVPAVTPDDASKLFHASRENGLAVVLVTVKEHAEFYAQMMMRKGLRSTIEPDSTTV; this comes from the exons ATGGCGGCACCACTAATGTCACTCCCTCTAACCACACCCACCATTTCTCATCACCCACAACCACAACCTCCAACACTATCTTTCACAACAATCaaaccaccatcatcatcattatcatcatcatcatcatcatcatcatctttatctAACAGTAGTAGTAGTAACTATTCTTCAGATGGGTTTTTCAAAGCAAGATTTGGGTCTTCTTCAGTTTTAAGAGGAGGTGGAGCTGCTGGTGTTTTGGAAAGGCCTGCCTTAGATCAATCTCAGTTTGACCCTGCTACTCAACTCCAAGAAG GTGGAGATATTGGACGGGTTAGAGACAAGAAAAACACTGGTAGTGGAGATAGTTACAAAGTGCTTTTGATTGATGATGCACGTCATACCGAGAAGCTAG TGGTAAAAGTGTTGCCTCAGGCTGTTCCAGCTGTTACACCTGATGATGCAAGCAAACTCTTCCATGCCTCACGAGAAAATGGACTGGCTGTGGTTCTGGTTACAGTTAAG GAACATGCAGAGTTCTATGCCCAGATGATGATGCGCAAAGGACTACGATCAACAATAGAGCCAGATTCAACCACTGTATGA